The following nucleotide sequence is from Fusobacterium sp. SYSU M8D902.
GTTTCTAGATTTTTCTTTGCAAAAGATGATGAGTATAGTGAGTATAAGATAATCAGTAGAGGACATATGAATCTTCAAAATATAAGAGGAAGAGAGAAGAAGATAGCAATTGTTCCGGGAGAAACTTATAGTTGTGAGATAGATATGATACCTACAAACCATATTGTACCTAAAGGAAATAGAATAGGGCTTATAATATATGGAACAGATGTTGAGATCACACAACGTCCATTGGAAGTTATGGAGTATGAGATAAAAGAGAGTAGTATAGAATTAAAGTTTGAAGAGAAATAAGGAAATAGAAAAGAGCTGTTATAGTAGGGTTGTAACAGCTCTTTTTGTTGCTTGATTTTTTGTTGATTTCGAGGGATAATATAGGGGGATAAAATTGACTGGGAGGAGTTATGAATAAAAAACCAAAAGTAGTAGTTATTGGTGGCGGAAGTGGGATATCTGTTGTTTTGAGAGGATTGAAATACCTTCCAGTAGAATTGACAGCTATTGTGTCTGTAGCTGATGATGGTGGAAGTAGCGGAGCTTTGAGAAAAGAGTTTGATTCACCACCACCTGGAGATTTGAGAAACGTTTTAATAGCTTTAAGTGATGTGGAGCCAATAATAGAGGATGTATTTCAATATAGATTTAAAGAGGAGAGTTCTATAGGGGCACACCCTCTAGGAAATCTACTTATAATGGCAATGAATGAGATAACAGGGAATATGGGAGTAGCTGTTGATAGATTGAGAAAACTTTTTAATATAAAGGCTAAGATACTTCCAGCAACATTAGAAAGAGTTGTTCTTTATGGTGAAACTGAGAGTGGAGAGATCGTTGAAGGGGAGTCAAATATACCACTTGCTCAAGAGAGAATAAAAAGGGTATTCTATAGAAATGAGAGAGTTGCCCCAGAGGAGAATTTAAAGGTTTTAGAGGAAGCTGATCTAATAGTTTTTGGAATAGGAAGCTTGTACACAAGTCTAATTCCAAATCTGTTATTGAAGGGTGTGAAGGAGAGCTTGGAGAAAACTAAAGGAAAAGTTGTATATGTATGTAATGCAATGCAACAACCTGGAGAAACAGAGGGATATAGTGCAGTAGATCATATAGAGGCTATCTGTGAAGTGATAGGAGATAAGATTGTAAAGGAGATTGTGGTTGATACAAGAGAGATTCCAGAGGAGATATTAGAAAGATATCGCAAACAAAATAGTGACAAG
It contains:
- the yvcK gene encoding uridine diphosphate-N-acetylglucosamine-binding protein YvcK encodes the protein MNKKPKVVVIGGGSGISVVLRGLKYLPVELTAIVSVADDGGSSGALRKEFDSPPPGDLRNVLIALSDVEPIIEDVFQYRFKEESSIGAHPLGNLLIMAMNEITGNMGVAVDRLRKLFNIKAKILPATLERVVLYGETESGEIVEGESNIPLAQERIKRVFYRNERVAPEENLKVLEEADLIVFGIGSLYTSLIPNLLLKGVKESLEKTKGKVVYVCNAMQQPGETEGYSAVDHIEAICEVIGDKIVKEIVVDTREIPEEILERYRKQNSDKVVVDKHELKKRGLKVRDRDILEIDSKGMVRHHPYKLAATLYSLINNWEEFYV